A window of Festucalex cinctus isolate MCC-2025b chromosome 6, RoL_Fcin_1.0, whole genome shotgun sequence contains these coding sequences:
- the LOC144020524 gene encoding uncharacterized protein LOC144020524 has translation MKLPSLLLVGFLTELTLTTKGLVHVSNVTAECGKPVAINCNVPTRRDGLSVKHMEWSQNHKPLCQVNSAGELNHSKNTKSDFHCEYKNGQLSLIFAKVQPEDSGAFNRYMCKVYSNQGMSHGYSWIELQECCGAVKVVLSKDGPVCTFSDVYPDGDVVWSSQSQSEEPVRQNNFKSVEEGGWLTIRSHLEGNPTGAFNCTLTSIDSGRQIACNLSEVVEFLGGYGPKPKRFTGNVGNDAGCLDPSLTILLISSLLVVMQQ, from the exons ATGAAATTACCAAGCCTGCTCCTTGTCGGCTTTCTAACTGAATTGACTCTTACCACAAAAG GATTGGTCCACGTCAGCAATGTTACAGCCGAGTGTGGCAAGCCAGTGGCAATAAACTGCAACGTGCCGACAAGGAGGGACGGGCTGTCAGTCAAACATATGGAGTGGTCCCAAAACCACAAGCCTTTGTGTCAAGTGAACAGCGCTGGGGAATTGAACCacagcaaaaatacaaaaagtgaCTTCCACTGCGAGTATAAAAACGGCCAACTGTCGCTCATCTTTGCAAAAGTGCAGCCGGAGGATAGCGGCGCCTTCAACCGCTACATGTGCAAAGTGTATTCCAACCAGGGAATGTCACATGGATACAGCTGGATAGAACTGCAAG AGTGCTGCGGTGCTGTCAAAGTCGTTTTGTCCAAAGACGGCCCTGTCTGCACGTTCAGCGACGTCTATCCGGACGGAGACGTGGTATGGTCTTCCCAAAGCCAGTCGGAGGAACCTGTGAGGCAGAACAATTTTAAAAGTGTGGAAGAGGGTGGCTGGTTAACCATTCGCAGTCATCTGGAAGGGAATCCCACCGGGGCCTTCAATTGTACCCTGACGAGCATCGACTCTGGAAGACAGATCGCATGCAATTTGTCTGAGGTTGTTGAATTCCTAGGCGGGTATGGACCGAAGCCTAAAAGGTTCACAGGCAACGTTGGGAATGATGCCGGATGTCTTGACCCTTCACTGACAATTCTGTTGATATCGAGCCTACTTGTTGTCATGCAGCAATGA